A genomic segment from Halomonas sp. TA22 encodes:
- the gshB gene encoding glutathione synthase, whose amino-acid sequence MSERALKVGVVMDPIADIAYKKDTTLAMLWAIQERGWSLSYLEQEDLFLHDGRAFGRMRDLEAFRDPDCWYRLGEPKPTALSELDVILMRKDPPVDSHFLNAVHLLGFAEREGVLVVNPTRALLECNEKLFAQQFPQCCVPSTVSCSEPVLRAFHAEHNDVIFKPLDGMGGTGIFHVQPEGRNLGAIIETLTERGQRQIMAQRYIPEISEGDTRILLVDGEPVPYGLARVPMAGETRGNLAAGGRGVSRELTARDYWLIEQVQPMIREKGLMFVGLDVIGDYITEINVTSPTCVREIDDQRGTDIAGLLMEAIERRVAGQRSA is encoded by the coding sequence ATGAGCGAACGCGCACTCAAGGTGGGTGTGGTGATGGACCCCATCGCCGACATCGCCTACAAGAAAGACACTACCCTGGCCATGCTGTGGGCCATCCAGGAGCGTGGCTGGTCGCTCTCCTATCTGGAGCAGGAGGATCTATTCCTGCACGATGGCCGTGCCTTCGGCCGCATGCGCGATCTCGAGGCGTTCCGCGATCCTGACTGCTGGTATCGCCTCGGCGAACCCAAGCCGACAGCGCTTTCCGAGCTTGACGTGATCCTGATGCGCAAGGACCCGCCGGTCGACAGCCACTTCCTCAATGCCGTGCACCTGCTCGGGTTTGCCGAACGCGAGGGGGTGCTGGTGGTCAATCCCACCCGGGCGCTGCTCGAGTGCAACGAGAAGCTGTTTGCCCAGCAATTTCCGCAGTGCTGCGTGCCGAGTACGGTGTCGTGCAGCGAGCCGGTGCTGCGAGCCTTCCATGCCGAGCACAACGACGTAATCTTCAAGCCGCTGGATGGCATGGGCGGTACCGGGATCTTCCATGTCCAGCCCGAGGGTCGCAACCTCGGCGCGATCATCGAGACACTCACCGAGCGTGGCCAACGCCAGATCATGGCGCAGCGCTACATCCCCGAGATCAGCGAAGGGGATACCCGTATTCTTCTGGTCGATGGCGAGCCGGTGCCCTACGGCCTGGCGCGGGTGCCGATGGCCGGCGAGACACGCGGCAACCTGGCCGCTGGCGGCCGCGGAGTGAGTCGCGAATTGACCGCTCGCGACTACTGGCTGATCGAACAGGTCCAGCCGATGATCCGCGAGAAGGGGCTGATGTTCGTCGGTCTCGACGTGATCGGCGACTACATCACCGAGATCAACGTGACCAGCCCCACCTGCGTGCGCGAGATCGACGACCAGCGCGGTACCGACATCGCAGGCCTGCTGATGGAGGCCATCGAACGTCGCGTGGCTGGGCAGCGATCTGCCTGA